In the genome of Ammospiza nelsoni isolate bAmmNel1 chromosome 7, bAmmNel1.pri, whole genome shotgun sequence, one region contains:
- the ACADL gene encoding long-chain specific acyl-CoA dehydrogenase, mitochondrial: MATRLLRLRGLLRAAGCRPFSAQPSPLQTEQHGTKRLEPSSAKTLTDIGTRRIFSSDHDIFRESARKFFQEEVLPFHAEWEKDGQVSRELWEKAGQQGLLGVAIAEKHGGIGADILSSAIVWEEQMYVNCTGPGFSLHSDIVMPYIANYGSEEQIKHFIPQMVAGKCIGAIAMTEPGAGSDLQGVRTYAKKDGSDWILNGSKVFITNGWMSDVVIVVAVTDREARSPAHGISLFLVENGTKGFIKGRKLNKIGLKAQDTAELFFEDVRLPASALLGKENKGFYYLMAELPQERLLIADMALASCEFMFEETRNYVRQRKAFGKTIAHLQTVQHKLAEIKTQICVGRAFMDNCLQLHADKRLDSATASMAKYWCSDLQNSIATQCVQMHGGWGYMWEYPIAKAFVDARVQPIYGGTNEIMKELIARDIVSDK; encoded by the exons ATGGCGACGCGGCTGCTCCGCCTGCGCGGCCTCCTGAGGGCCGCCGGCTGCCGGCCCTTCTCcgcccagcccag TCCTCTGCAGACCGAACAGCATGGCACAAAGCGCCTGGAGCCATCTTCTGCTAAAACTTTGACTGACATAGGCACTCGGAGGATCTTCTCATCAGATCATGATATCTTCAGGGAGAGTGCCAGGAAATTCTTTCAAGAAGAAGTGCTGCCTTTTCATGCAGA GTGGGAGAAGGATGGCCAAgtgagcagggagctctgggaaaAGGCTGGACAGCAGGGCTTGCTGGGTGTTGCTATTGCTGAAAAGCATGGAGGCATTGGAGCAGATATTCTCTCTTCAGCCATTGTCTGGGAGGAGCA GATGTATGTTAACTGTACAGGCCCAGGGTTCAGCCTTCACTCAGATATAGTCATGCCCTACATTGCCAACTATGGCTCTGAAGAGCAGATTAAACACTTCATCCCCCAGATGGTTGCAGGCAAGTGCATCGGAGCTATTGCCAtgacagagcctggggctggcag TGACTTGCAGGGAGTACGGACATATGCAAAAAAAGATGGAAGTGACTGGATTCTTAATGGGAGTAAG GTGTTCATCACTAATGGTTGGATGAGCGACGTGGTGATCGTGGTTGCGGTTACAGACCGGGAGGCCCGATCCCCTGCTCACGGCATCAGCCTTTTCCTGGTGGAAAATGGAACAAAAGGTTTCATCAAAGGGCGCAAACTCAACAAAATTGGCCTGAAAGCTCAA gacacagcagagctgtttttTGAAGATGTGCGGTTGCCAGCCAGTGCCTTGCTTGGAAAAGAGAACAAAGGCTTCTACTATCtgatggcagagctgcctcag GAAAGACTGCTAATTGCTGATATGGCTCTTGCTAGCTGTGAATTCATGTTTGAAGAGACAAGGAATTATGTGAGGCAAAGAAAAGCTTTTGGGAAGACAATTGCACATTTGCAG ACAGTACAGCACAAATTGGCTGAAATAAAGACTCAGATTTGTGTGGGCCGAGCTTTTATGGACAACTGTTTGCAGCTGCATGCAGACAAACGCCTGGACTCTGCCACAGCCTCCATGGCCAAGTACTG GTGTTCTGATCTCCAAAACAGCATTGCTACCCAGTGTGTGCAGATGCACGGAGGATGGGGCTACATGTGGGAGTATCCAATTGCAAA agCTTTTGTGGATGCCCGTGTTCAGCCAATCTATGGTGGTACCAATGAAATAATGAAGGAACTTATTGCTAGAGACATTGTCAGTGACAAGTAG